From one Pseudomonas fluorescens genomic stretch:
- a CDS encoding FecR domain-containing protein, which translates to MSNMQLDRATHEAVDWLLKLENAPVGSPLLLAFNAWLKQSPGHQAAWQRVNALLGEPLADLQQAEQRNPGQLAMASRSLRALPSPSRRKALGGGLAMLLLGLGAGAIGNRVAPLGDLLADLRTGTGERRTFTLADGSRLCLNARSAVDVRFSAGQRLVLLRDGELQADVRAEPGRPFIVATREGQVQALGTRFSVRQEERQSLVAVQQHSVLLRSGSAPAQRVEEGQAFRFDGHTSQPLAASLRTRASWTEGRLDVRDEPLGELIEALRPYRAGVLRISPQAAQVRVYGSFPLDDSERTLRSLAETLPIRVDSFGSWLTRIDVI; encoded by the coding sequence ATGAGCAACATGCAACTGGACCGCGCCACCCACGAAGCGGTGGACTGGCTGCTCAAGCTGGAGAACGCCCCTGTCGGTAGCCCGTTGCTGCTGGCGTTCAACGCCTGGCTCAAACAGTCGCCCGGGCATCAGGCCGCCTGGCAGCGGGTCAATGCCCTGCTTGGCGAGCCCCTGGCTGACCTGCAGCAGGCCGAGCAGCGCAACCCGGGCCAGTTGGCCATGGCCAGCCGCAGTTTGCGCGCCTTGCCTTCGCCGTCGCGGCGTAAAGCGCTGGGCGGCGGTCTGGCGATGTTGTTGCTGGGCCTGGGCGCCGGCGCAATCGGCAATCGTGTGGCGCCGCTGGGTGATCTGCTGGCCGACCTGCGCACCGGAACCGGTGAGCGCCGCACCTTCACCCTCGCCGATGGTTCGCGCCTGTGCCTGAACGCGCGCAGCGCAGTGGATGTGCGTTTCAGCGCCGGGCAGCGACTGGTGCTGCTGCGCGATGGAGAGCTGCAAGCCGATGTTCGTGCAGAGCCGGGCCGGCCGTTTATCGTCGCGACCCGCGAAGGCCAGGTGCAAGCCCTGGGCACGCGCTTTAGCGTGCGCCAGGAAGAGCGCCAGAGCCTGGTCGCGGTGCAGCAGCACAGTGTCCTGCTCAGAAGCGGCAGCGCACCTGCCCAGCGCGTGGAGGAGGGCCAGGCCTTTCGTTTCGACGGTCATACCAGCCAGCCGCTGGCCGCTTCGCTGCGCACCCGGGCGAGCTGGACCGAAGGTCGCCTGGATGTTCGCGACGAGCCCTTGGGCGAATTGATCGAGGCCTTGCGCCCGTACCGCGCCGGGGTGCTGCGCATCAGCCCGCAAGCCGCGCAGGTGCGCGTCTACGGTAGCTTTCCGCTGGACGACAGTGAGCGTACTTTGCGCTCCCTGGCCGAGACCCTGCCGATCCGTGTCGACAGCTTTGGCAGCTGGCTGACCCGTATCGATGTGATCTAA
- a CDS encoding sigma-70 family RNA polymerase sigma factor, translating into MPSSVDSKAIVAHLYSDHHRWLRAWLYRRLNCPHDAADLAQDTFVRAMTSSALPALDEPRAFLATVARRLLSNLFRRRALEQAYLDELAGLAEHCLPSAEDVLLVREALAEIDRMLDGLPARVRHAFILHRLEGMSQPDIAAQLGVSLATVERDLRRAFLHCLSARPE; encoded by the coding sequence GTGCCGAGCTCTGTCGACTCCAAGGCTATCGTCGCCCACCTCTACAGTGACCATCATCGCTGGTTGCGCGCCTGGCTGTACCGCCGCCTGAACTGCCCGCACGATGCGGCGGACCTGGCCCAGGACACCTTCGTCCGGGCCATGACCAGCAGCGCCTTGCCCGCCCTCGACGAGCCTCGCGCTTTTCTCGCCACCGTTGCCCGCCGCCTGCTGAGCAACCTGTTTCGCCGCCGGGCGCTGGAACAGGCTTACCTCGACGAGTTGGCGGGCCTTGCGGAACATTGCCTGCCCTCGGCTGAAGACGTGTTGCTGGTGCGCGAAGCCCTGGCCGAAATCGACCGTATGCTCGACGGTCTGCCGGCGCGGGTGCGTCACGCTTTTATCCTGCATCGCCTCGAAGGCATGAGCCAGCCGGACATTGCCGCGCAGCTGGGTGTGTCGCTGGCCACGGTCGAACGTGACCTGCGCCGGGCCTTCCTGCATTGCCTGAGCGCGAGGCCGGAATGA
- a CDS encoding M16 family metallopeptidase, which translates to MERLFTCAFGLSAMTPALAADRLAIEHWTQANGARVYLLPQRQASDLQIQVDFDAGSRRDPQDQPGLAVLGAALAVEGIRAQGDDPELNGNALRMAWMRLDSALNTQVDADRFSYILTITDNSPQRQAEATALLGRQIGEPAFAGSIWFRAKPYYIRQVNGESPRRFAGVGQRFAQAVYGDHPYGRELARPGLQRNKQIDLYEYSLPFGYALTPAMLERTRMQDLRAHYSAMMLPCRATVSLVGNLDRAQAEAVASAVLGRLPQHGCEALPALPKVQALSQASRLQLEPQQGTMWVQIGQPAVPRSDPDFFALLLGSDILGGEHWPTRINRAVGKALGGDVSWESASYFAMGQQGGALVISLEVPAGYQEQAEKAAYQALARFVSEGPSAEELDEAKARLLAHFDGTSRQRLLEHVAQIALNQLPDDTLVTWRQRLEAVTPDQVKTAFKRVVQPQKMATVVVGQDQ; encoded by the coding sequence ACTCTTCACCTGCGCGTTTGGATTGAGCGCGATGACCCCGGCCCTGGCTGCCGACAGGCTGGCCATTGAACACTGGACCCAGGCCAACGGCGCGCGGGTCTACCTGTTGCCACAACGCCAGGCCAGCGACCTGCAGATCCAGGTCGACTTTGATGCCGGCAGCCGCCGCGACCCACAGGACCAGCCGGGCCTGGCGGTGCTCGGCGCGGCGCTTGCGGTGGAAGGTATCCGTGCTCAGGGCGATGACCCGGAGTTGAACGGCAACGCGCTGCGAATGGCCTGGATGCGCCTGGACAGTGCACTGAATACCCAGGTCGATGCCGACCGCTTCAGCTACATCCTGACCATCACCGACAACAGTCCCCAGCGCCAGGCTGAGGCCACGGCGTTGCTGGGGCGGCAGATTGGCGAACCGGCCTTTGCCGGCAGCATCTGGTTCCGGGCCAAGCCGTATTACATACGCCAGGTCAATGGTGAAAGCCCCCGGCGTTTTGCCGGTGTCGGGCAACGCTTTGCCCAGGCGGTCTATGGCGACCATCCCTATGGCCGCGAGTTGGCCCGCCCAGGGTTGCAACGCAACAAGCAGATCGACCTGTACGAATACTCGCTGCCGTTCGGCTATGCCCTGACCCCGGCCATGCTCGAGCGCACCCGTATGCAAGATTTGCGCGCGCACTACAGTGCAATGATGCTGCCATGCCGGGCCACGGTCAGCCTGGTCGGCAACCTTGATCGGGCGCAAGCCGAAGCCGTGGCCAGCGCAGTGCTCGGACGCTTGCCACAGCACGGCTGCGAGGCCCTCCCTGCGCTGCCCAAGGTACAAGCATTGAGCCAGGCCAGCCGTCTGCAACTGGAGCCGCAGCAGGGGACGATGTGGGTGCAGATCGGCCAGCCAGCGGTGCCGCGCAGCGACCCGGACTTCTTCGCGCTGCTGCTGGGCAGCGACATTCTCGGTGGCGAGCACTGGCCGACGCGAATCAATCGGGCTGTTGGCAAGGCGCTTGGCGGCGATGTGAGCTGGGAGTCGGCCAGCTACTTTGCCATGGGCCAGCAGGGCGGGGCCTTGGTGATCTCACTGGAAGTCCCTGCCGGGTACCAGGAGCAGGCGGAGAAAGCTGCCTATCAAGCGCTGGCGCGCTTCGTCAGTGAGGGCCCGAGCGCCGAGGAGCTGGACGAGGCCAAGGCGCGGCTACTTGCCCATTTTGACGGCACCAGCCGCCAGCGTTTGCTGGAGCATGTCGCCCAGATTGCCTTGAACCAGCTGCCGGACGATACGCTGGTGACCTGGCGGCAGCGGCTGGAGGCGGTGACGCCTGACCAAGTAAAAACGGCGTTCAAACGCGTAGTGCAGCCGCAGAAAATGGCGACGGTAGTGGTGGGGCAAGATCAGTAG